A segment of the Strigops habroptila isolate Jane chromosome 23, bStrHab1.2.pri, whole genome shotgun sequence genome:
TGTCCCTgaattttcccccttttctccttcatttctaCTCTACTTTGATTCTCCATTGGAATATCATATTCCAGAtttacagattattttcatttccaattGCAAATTTTGACCCAGAACTAATTTCCAAAAACATCAGATCATCATTTTTACCTTCCAGTGAATGAAATCCCACATCAGCGTCTCAGTACTGGAAAACATTCCTCTTAGCAGATACAAGAGGAATTCAATACTTTTGTCATACATTTAAACAACCCTGAAGCACATTTACAATCAACACTCTCCCAGTGCAGGAACTCTAAAGAGTACTCAACTGTACTTGAACTGAAGTAAAGAACAGCCAGGAATGAATTGAAAGCTCATTCTGACATTCGAAGTTCCTCAAGAAGAACAAATCCTTGAAAAGGACAGACTTAAAGGATAACTGAGTGTATCATGATCACTTTGGCCTCAGAGAACACCAGAGAGAAGCTAAGGAAGAAGCTGGATAAACCAAACTCAGAGAAAgtcctttgttttctctgtggatGTGAAGTTATTACATTGCCTTAGGAGGACTCGGTGCAAACACCACCAGCCCTCCAGAGCTGCCCACACTGAGCTGTGAAGGACAGTATTCccctctgcacagcacagaaaagttCCTCAGAGTCCCGTTCCCAAGCAAACACAGTTCCAGCCTCTCACCTTGTCAATGAAAGAGGCAAACTGATTGTTAAGAGTCTTGATCTGCTCCTTCTCCTGGCACTTCACTTGTTGGATCTGAGGGTCAATATCGACATGGACTGGCCGCAGGAGGGTTGGGTCAACCTGCACCGGCTGGATGCCTCCAGGAAACCCAGGACCACCTCTCACAGGACCACCAAAGCCACCTATTCCTCCACCAATGACACCTCCTCCAATGCTGCCAAATCCTCCTCCAAAGCCTCCACCAAAGCCACCAATTCTACATCCATATCCACCGCCAAAAGGGCCACCCATGGAAATCCTTCCGTTGCCACCCATGTTATGGAGGCTCCTGCTGCTAAAACCTGCACAACGTCCATTGCCTCCAAATCCCCTGGATGTGGAGAATGAGCTATAGCTGATCCTGCTTCTGCCCCCACATCCTCCAAAGCCACCACCGATGGCAGAGCAAGAGCTGAATCCCCTTTTGCTTCCGCCTCCAAAGCTTCTGCAGGTTGACTGCCGAGACATGGCTGGTTCTTCCAAGTGGAGTCAAGGAGAGCAGAAGGACCaagggagctgtgctgctgcggGATGAGTGCGGAGAGAAGTGTGCACAGTCTTCTCTGGCTCCACAGCTCCAGGCATTCCCTTTTATCTGCTCCTGGAGGTGGGCTGGGTCTACAAGGGCgtgaagaggaaacaaattTACTGTCTTCATCAGCTTGGTGCGGTTAACAGATTTTTGCCAAATTGTTGACTCCACCCAGAAATACGCTTTGCAATgcagaagagaataaaagagcAAGAGCATTGGAACAGGTCTCAGTGAGTAAGTGGACTCTTATATCTTTATGGCATCAGGAAAACTCTGTTTTACAGGGATGTAGTCAtgttcttccctcctcccacctTTCTACCTGTTCTTAATGATTTTGCAGTTTGTCTGGATCTGGATCTTTTGCCCTGATGCTCAGTGTCAGACCAGCTTTTTGGTGCAAACCAACTAGGATGAGGCTTTCACAACTCCCCCAAGCACACCCCAAATCTCCTGCTTAAGTGGAAAATTGCCGATGGCTTTCCAAGAGGCAGTTTCCCTGTGCAGAGCAAAACCACCACACATTAACATTTAACAACGGtcagcatttctcttttatCCAGAAAGGAGGTGCTTGGTTCCTTTCCTAAGAGCATCAGTTGGGATGGGAGTGCCTTCTTTCAGGGCACGTTCCTGAAAAATGTGTCTCTCAGAGTCTGAGCTACCCAAGTACCGAGACTCAGAGCACCAGAGTGGCATGAGCAGAAGAACCAGGATGTCCAGGCTCCTTCCTTGTGCATTTCTGATGGCCACAGGGATTGCTGAACCTGCAGAGGACGGAAAGGACGCTTCGGGCACTAGATGTGGTAATGACAACTAAAGGCAAATAGCAGAGaactgcaggcagggctggcagtggcttcttaaaatactatatttttaCTTGATTTGGCAGGCAAAGGATGAGGCTGAGTTCATCATATTGATCAGTTAGAAATAAGGGGCAACCATGATGTAGAACTCTAACACTTTCTTAAGTAGTAACTAAGAAGAGTTCTCTTAAGAACTACTCTTTCTGAAGTAGTAACAGTTCAGGTACTGCTGTTTACAAAGTGTGCTTTGGGAAGAATGGCATGTCTGCCCGCAGCTTTGACCACAGCAAATTTGGGTGGGGATGGAAGGGTGGTGCCCAAATTCACTTCTGAAAACTGGGGGTTTAAGGGAACAGCGGTGGCTTCAAACTACAGAAGAGCAGTGTTGAATATCGAGCACAAGCTCTGTGGCTCTGAAGTGGGAGGTTTACCTGAAAGGCATCTTGCAGGAATGTTCTGAGtctcattattaaaaatatacagtttAGTTGCATTtatgaaatttaagaaaaaaaccccaatatatCCTTAATGCTTCATTCCATAAATCATCAACAAAAGTCAaaggaaatagattttaaagCCTTCTACCCATTTCAGCACTCCACTCTTATACCGTCTGTTGGCTTCCAAAGTGGATACTCACCTGAGTATGAATTTTAACCATCACACATAAGACCTGTTCAGCTAAACGCTGTTTGCAAGTATCCTGAGGGGCCAGCCGGCAGCCTCAGACACTTCAGAGCCTTTCAACACCAGCCCGGAGAATCACTTCCAAAAGCCACAAGAGGAACCGGAACAGAAATGCCGTTGGCTGTCACTGAGACCAAGGCTGCTGGACACCACAGCCCCTGCACAGCACCGGGGTGGGGTAGGGGAGATCACGACCCTTGCAGGGGACTCAAGTTGTGGTTGGCCAAGGGTGACCCTACCCTTGAGGGGGACATAAGACAAGGGTTATCCAGATGTGTGTAGTgacaggctgcaggtggagcaTGGGCAGTGATTCCtacagcagggagctggggacacATTCCCTTCCTAAAGCAGCTGGAATTAaaacagggtgcccagagaagctgtggctgccccatccctggcagtgttcaaggccaggttggacacaggggcttggagcaacctgctctagtggaaggtgtccctgtctgtggcaggcggttgggactgggtgagctttaagatcccttccaacacaaaccattccatgattttatggTTCTATGGAATGAAAAGGGTCTTATTTCCCAGTTGTTCTCCCCAAGACACAGAGTCAAGTTTTCCAGACCCTGTTGCAGACCGGGGCACTCGCTCATGACGAGCACTCCCGGGGAGGTGTGGGGTGCGGGGCAGCTCCATTTTTGCTTAGAGAAAACAGGTCATCTCTTCCCATGGCCTCCCTCCAGATTGCCAAACACACAGTAGCTGCTTTTCTTGTAGGCAACATGACTTGATTGGAACATCCCACATGGAGGCTCCACGACAAGGGGGAAGATCTGTTAAGTCAGCCAAATGCCTGGCTGCTGACCACAGCGAGCACATACAGATAAGACGCCCAGATTGAGTCACTCTGACGTCTTCAGACAAGATGGGAAGATTACACCAAACCTGGAGTCACTGCAGCCTCCTCCAGGTAAAACTTGATAGACAGCCTGGGCTCCCGCCGTGCCTTCAGATGTCTTTCGCAAGGAGCTGTGCACAGCAGAATCATCTGCACCACACAAAGTGTGAACTCTGCAGAAAGCGTGGATGGAGACCaagccaggctgcagcttcGGCTCTCacacagcaaagagctgctggcagcagagaggagggtGTTGCAATGATTCCTCACAACAATACCTGCAACGCCATGTTTCAGATTATAAAGCTGAGAAGAAACAGAGTcttaaaattaagaacaaaaataggTGACTCTTGCCCCAAGCCAAACCCTAAAGTTTGGCTCCTGGCGCAGCCCCAGCTTTTCAGAGGCATTGCCTTCTCATTGCCTTCTGTTTCGGCCAAACCCAGCCActttcccagctccagccacttTGGATGGGCTTCCAAGGGAGGAGAAGTGCCTCTTCCAAGAGTCCTCGCACCATTCCTCACTGCTTTGCCTGGACCTCTCCTGGGTCTGCAGATTCCTGACCCACTGTGGGGACACCGGCAGCTCCCAGCAGGTGGTTGTGGGACTCCTGAACCACCACTGAAAGTGGTTTCTGCCTCTTTGATCTCTTCTTGTGGTGGAGGAGCGGGAGCCCAGCACAGATCAAACACACCGGCTTTCTTCTCCCATTCCCCTTCCTCGAGCTACACCAGATCCCTCCCACTTGTAAAGAAGAGACACTGGGGAATGAATGGGCTATTGAGGGAGCCGATGGGAACCTGAGCCCACGTTGTTGGGTGAGTCACGtctctgcagctcttcatgCTCCTACTGCTGGTCAGTGAAGGGAAGGGTGAGTCTGTGCTTCCCAAGCACTGCTGGTGCTCGCAGGGTGCCAGGAGCTGTGCAGCAACCACAGCCCCTTGTTCACTGGTGGTAGGTGCTTGGCCAATGCTCCTGCCCATGCTCCCAGGCAGCTCCAAACCTGCCCCGCCACCGCTGACCACAAGACTCCTTCCATTGCCACCTTCCCCTGCCACAAAGCAAAGTCCACTTGGAGGCAGGAAACTCAGATGAGCTGACAACAGTGTATTGATCTGAATCTTGttcccaccctgctgctgaTCTCCATCATCAATCAACGTGTTTGGGTGTCTACTAGTTTTGCCGCCCTGCACTGGCAGCATTCCTGCACAGGTCCCATAACTTTCTGGTGGTGGTTCCAGCACTGGTTCTTCCTGTGCTAAGAGTTTGAAGTCCAAGAGGGAGATAGACCAAACCCCTTTCctagagcagcagcagggtttgAACAGACCACTCTGGTAAGACATGACATGGGGAAAAGGGCCTTGAGGGGATTAGTCTGGATAAAGGCTGATCCCTAAATATTGGCACAGGGAAGGCTCATTGATGCAGCAGGTGCTGGACCCTCAGTGCTGGAGGTTTCCAGACACTACAGATGGGGACATCCCCTATGGACAGGACTATATGGGATTCCAAGGATGCGGCTCTATCAGGACCTGTCTAAACCTTTAGCAGACTCCTGAATTCCTCCAGTTTGGGCTCCCattgctcctgcctgctcacaTTTACTGACATTGTGTGACCTGAACACCCAGAACCCACCATTCCAGGTAAGGGCTTGTGTTCCCAGGCACTGCAATGACTGGCCAGAGTGAAGAGGCATCACTCATGCTTAGACACTTGCCTGGCTCCATTCCCACACCCATTCACTTCCCTCAAAGCACAGCCACAACACAGTGAGCAGAACAACCCAAACCCTCCCATTGCAATGACACAAAGACATAGTGAATGTTCTCTGCAATTTATTGGGAATGGCAACATCCCGAGGAAGTAGGGCTGACCAGacaagagaggaagggaggtgGGGACAGCACATCTCACTCCATGTCACAAGGCATTGGGAACAAGCTTTGTTCTTCTGAGAAAAAGTCCACGTGTGACCGGGTGTCATGGAGAGcaaggacaaggggaatggaAGCCACAGCTTGCCCCACGCCTACCCAAAGGCTGGTGAATGGAAGCGGTGGATGCACCACATGCAGAAGCACCCCAGGGGCACGGccatggaggaagaggagcaaagAGGAGCTTTATACACGTTTGCCCGCagcagccagcagtgtgcagcccagcaggacaggcagagcGTGCCCTCCTCTGGAGCAGCTCTCCGGGCCGGGTGCCCAGCGGGGACCTTCCTTTGCTCGGGGGGTTGTTCCAGCACGGGGCTCCCCGCAGGGACCAAGCCGGGCGGAGGAGCTGGTGCGTGGTGGCACACGTGAGGGACACAGTCCGTGTGGCTGCCGGACACCGGGGCTGGCTGTGGGGAGGCTGGGCTGCTGCCGGGAGAGGGGGGGAGACGCTTCTTTCCTTTGCCAGCGTGGCGGCGGGGCTCAGAACCTCACTCCTGACGACTTGACCGAGGTGGTCGTGACACATCTCCGCACGGAGGACGAGCCCCCTCCGGAGCTGAAGTTGCCCCCTCCGGAGCTGAAGTTGCCCCCTCCGGAGCCGCACATCCTCCCGCTGCCGGAGGAgaagccgccgccgccgccgccgagcaTCCCTCCTCCCAGGCCGCAGCTGCCGCCCATGCTGCCTCCGCCGAAGCTGCCTCCTGCTCCGCAGGCGCCGcctcccattcccatccctcctcccattcccattcctCCTCCTATTCCTCCTCCCATGCCACAGCTGCCGCCTCCGAAGCCTCCTCCCATGCCGCTGCCGCCTCCGAAGCCGCCTCCCATGCCTCCTCTGCCTCCGGAGATGGTGGTCCTGCCTACCACCGCTGCAAGAGAAGCAGAGGTTACACACACGTCCATGATATCTCCAGAAGGACACGGGCAGCTAGTCCTTCTCAGGGAAACAGAGGCAGATACTTACAGACATTGACGTTGGACATGCCGTCGTTGCACAGCCTGTGAGGGACAACAGGAGCAGTTATTCCTCTGGGAAAGGCATGTTCTTTAGCTGAGAATTACCCACTTTCTACAAGGTCGATATTCCCGATTTGTATAATTTTTCCAATTACTCTTTAAAGCAAATGAGCAACCTGGAACTTAATATTCCCATGAGAAACATGTAGAACATACTTAAGACTAAGGATCAGAGCAGTAGTGATACAGAATTTACCTTCAGAAGAAGGTTTTAACAGACCCAGTAGAATCAGTCAAGAGTTTAGTCAAATAGACACAACCAGGGAGAGGTACCtgttctcctctccctccagcagcttcctgtACATGGCAATCTCAACATCCAGTGCAATCTTGATATTGAGCAGCTCCTGGTACTCCTTCAGCAAGCGAGCCAGCTCCTCCTTGTCTTTGCTCAGGGCAGCTTCCAGCTCTTCCAGTTTCCTCCTGGCGTCCTTCAGGGCCATCTCACCCCGCTCCTCAGCCTCAGCAATTGCTGCCTGAAGCTGCTGGTTCTgaggaagcaaagagaagagcagTTTCTCGGTGCCCTTCTGCACACCCTCCACTGGAGGAGCCTCAGGGCACAAACTGGATGGAAACAGGCAGGAACCATCAATCTGCTCCAAGGGACCTGAATTCCAATGACCACGTTTCCCTCACACTGTCCCTTGGTTCACCACAATGCTGATGAGCCCCTACCTGCTTCTTCACATTCTCAATCTCAGCGCGAATCCTCTGCACATTCCTGGTAAGCTCTTGGATCTCAATCTTGGTGTTGCGGAGGCTGTCCCCATGCCTTCCAGCAGtgttctgcagctcttcatACTGATGGCATGGACACAAAGCAACCCATCAGTGACATCAAGAACTCAGGCAGTTCCTCTGCTCTGGGACAAGGGAGGCATCCAACAGCAGAGACTGTTCCAGGAGCCTTTACTACATCCCAACTCACCCTGCTCTGGTACCAAGCCtcagcttcagctctgctgctctgggcgATCTGCTCGTACTGGCGCCTGACCTCCTCAATGATGCTGTCCATATCCAGGTTCCTGCTGTTGTCCATGGACACCACCACGGACAGGTCCCGGCTGATGGTCTGCATCTGAGACAGTTCCTGCAACCAAGACAGGCAGCCCAAGTGACTCTCAAGACCAAATCCACATGGAAGCCCTGTCAAATCACAGTGACTTTGGCCACCACACACCTTATTACAACTGCAGCCAGCCCAGGGGAAGGGAGAGCTCTTACCTCCTCAAAGATGTATCTCAGGAAGTTGATTTCATCTGTCAGAGCGCCCACCTTGGCTTCCAACTCTACTTTAGTCATGTAGGCATTGTCCACATCCTAAAGGAAAGATCACATCAGCTTCATCCCATCCCAGAAGATCTGTTGGCAGCCAATGCTCCTGTTGGAAGCTGCCCATCTTCCTGCTTCCCCCTTCCAACATCTTTGCAGCCTCCTCTCCTAGTGCCTCTGTAACTTACCTTCTTGAGCACCACGAACTCATTCTCAGCAGCAGTGCGCCTGTTGATTTCTTCTTCATACCTGTTGAAGGGGACAAGACCAGATGAGTCTCTTGGACTGTTCATGGATCAACCACAAAACCCCTCTTCCTTCAATCCCATTTCTCCAGAGCTCCTCAGCAATGGGAAGCCTGTGGGAATGCCCAACCTCTgctctccaggctgctgcttgctcCTTCCTGAGCCTGCCAGGGCACTTACTTGGTTTTGTACTCCTCCACGTATTGCCGCATGTTCTGCAGCTCCGACTCGAGCTGCCCTCTCTGTCCCAGGATCGAATCCAGCTGCCTCCTCAGGTTCTGGATGTAGCTTTCAAAGATGGTGTCAAGGTTCTTCCTTGGGCCTGAAGGTccttgctgctggagcagctcccactTGGTGGCCAAGACCTTGTTCTGTTGCTCCAGGAAGCGGACCTGAAAGCCCACCAAGGGATGTGTGAGGAACATCACACAACTCAAACTTCTTAATGATGATGGAAGCCAAGGAAATCACTTCCTGAATACCCAATTATGCCTTATTCACACATCCAAGCTCCTGAGGCCATGACAAGCATTAGTAAACTTTGAATCAGTACGAACTTGCCGCTTTGGGACGAAAAGCTGTTGCCAATGGAAACCAGCATCCCTGTTTCCCATAGCATCAGTTTGGACATCACTGTCATCTCTGTAGTTGTGAAGTCAAGAAAACCAGTACATTTTTTACCTAACTGTACACAAACTCATTTACAGGGAATTCTTTGGTTCCTCTTTGGAACTTTGGAGCGTTGGATAGGTGTTTGGGACTCTGAAGTTTATAGAATCAGATCCCTGAAAAGAAAGCTTCATCAGGAGAAGCCAAATAATAAGAACTCTTTGAGCAACTGAACATACGAGGATGACTTTACCCTGAATCACTAGAAATTAGGCTGAAGAGATGACAAGGCAAGAGAATCTACACAATGTCCTGCAGATGTTCCCTTTCATCCTCTACGAATGCGCAAACCTTGCCCATTGTTCCCTAGTACTTAGTAAGACGTTACTAACAACTAGCTGCTAAGGCAAACTCCAACAAGCCCTGGTtgggaagaaacaaaagttCCCTTTCCACATCCGAGGGAAGTCATTCAGAATTCCCACCTCTGACCAAGCCGGGTCCTACACTCTCACCTTGTCAATGAAGGAGGCAAATTGGTTGTTAAGAGTCTTGATCTGCTCCTTCTCCTGGTTTTTCACTTGCTGGATTTGGGGGTCAATCTCAACATGAACCGGCCGCAGGAGGCTTGAGTCAACTTGCACTGGTTGGATGCCTCCAGGGAAGCCAGGGCCACCAAAGCCACCTATTCCTCCACCGCCCATTCCTCCGCCAAAGCCACCCATTCCTCCACCACCCATTCCACCACCAAAGCCACCCattccaccaccaccacccattCCTCCACCAAAGCCACCCATTCCTCCACCAAAGCCACCCATTCCTCCTCCACAGGCTCCTCCAAAGCCACCTATTCTGCCTCCATATCCTCCACCACCGTAGCATCCACCCATAGCAATTCTTCTACTGCCACCCATGTTATGGAGGCTCCTGCTGCTATATCCTCCACACTGTccacctcctccacctcccctGGATGAGGAGTATGAGCTGTAGCTGATCCTGCTTCTGCCGCCACCTCCTCCAAAGCCACCACCGATGGCAGAGCAAGAGCTGTAGCCCCTTCTACTCCCTCCTCCAAAGCTTCTGCAGACAGATTGCCGAGACATGGCTGGTTCTTCTAAGCAGAGTCAAAACCAAGCGGAGCAGAAGGTCCAACGGAGCTGTGCTGATGCCGGGTGAGTGCAGAGAGAAGTGTGCACAGTCTTCTCTGGCTCCACAGCTCCAGGCATTCCCTTTTATCCACTCCTGGAGGTGGGCTGGGGCCGCATGGGCGTGAAGGTGGAACCTGATTTATTATGTTCATCAGCACGGTGCTGTTGACAGATTCTCAGCTGAGCTTTGCCATATTTGGGCCTGCCTAGAAACACACCCTGCAATAGAGAAGGGaataaaagaacaagaacattGGAACCGGTTGCAGTGACTAAGTGGACTCTCATATCTTTATGACATCTTGAAAATCACCTTGTACAATAATGCACTTTTCTGCAGCCCGTTCTTGGGGTTCCGGCCTTTGTTAGTAGTTCCCAATCATTCCAGATACAGATCTTCCCAATCAAAGCTCCCCggaaagcagcagttttgatGAAATCCCAGCTATAATATTAGCTTTCACAATTCCTCACACACACCCTAAATCCCCTTTTTATATGTCAAGTTGCCTTTGGCATTTTAGACGTTTCCCAATCGTGAACGGGAGCTCACGACACCGAATTTTGAAGAGACTCAGCAGATTCTcctgctgcaaagggaaaacatcTCCTCTGAGCGCGTGCAGTGGCGCTCGCAATGGGAGTGTCTTCAAGCCATGGATTAAATTCTCTCCAACGGTATCTCCCCAGATCTGTGACAACTCACCGGGACCTTGGATGATGCTGGAGCAGAGTGAACACAACAACTTGGATCATTGTGTTCCTTCCCTAAGCACTTCTGAAGGTGACGGAGCACGATGACCTGTGGAAGAACAAGCAACATTGGGCAGCTGCTTCAGTGACAGTGACTGGGGACAGATAGACAAGTCCTTTAGAAGTGGAGTGATGATGAACACTTGATGATGAACACTTGGAGGTGGTGAGGGGTTCCTACAGCTCGGATCAGTGTTGTGACCTCTTCTTTACCCGATTATCTCCAAAGATGAAACAACAGAAGTGGGAAAACTTGGTGAGAAATGGAGCTGTTACAACTTCTAAGGCACAGTATATCCTCTTGATTGCAAATATTGTGTTGGGAAAGGGATGTATTGTAGAAATGGATTCATAAGATGCCTCTGAAATAAAGAATCCTGTTTTCTGATTGCATGTAATTGGTATTTCAAGTAATTGCTCATAAGATTCCAGATTAtgagagcaaagaaaagctgacaCTGATGAGCAAGTTCTGAAGAACTGAGATTATAGGTGCTGGTTAAAAGGAAACTGGGATCTGTAAATGTTACTTAAAAGGTATCTACAAGGTCTTATCCATCAGGGTATTATCAAGCAAATACGTGTATAGGTTTTCTCTAGATAATACCAGGAAACGTAACAAAAAGTGACAGAGAAAATAGCCAGTAGAGCCCTTCCAAAGACTTAAAACAGTGAAGAACATGGGTTTAGAGTCATGGAatccaggctggtttgggttggaagggaccttaaagcttctccagctccaaccccctgccacaggcagggacaccttccactagagcaggttgctccaagcccctgtgtccaacctggccttgaacactgccagggatggggcagccacagcttctctgggcaccctgtgccagcgcctcagcaccctcacagggaagagcttctgcctcagagctcatcttaatctctcctctggcaggttaaaaatgaaatacataagTTCATTCCAAAGACCTGTGGACAGATGGATGAACATGTGCATCCATATGGAATGTTCACAATCACACACAAGACTTGTGCAGCTAAACGCTGTCTGCAAGTATCCCAAGGGGCCATCCGGCAGCCTCAGGCACTTCAGAGCCTTTCAACACCAGCCCAGGGAATCACTTCCAAAAGCCACAAGGGGAACCAGGAACAGAAATGCCGTTGGCTGTCACTGAGACCAAGGCTGCTGGACACCACAGCCCCTGCACAGCATTGGGTGGGGTAGGGGGGATCGTGACCCTTGAGGGGGACTCAAGTCATGGAGTTGAGAAGGGTTATCCAGATGTGTGTGGACTGCCCCCTGTGACATACTGCAGCTGAAGCATGGACAGTAACCCCtacagcagggagctggggacacATTCCCTTCCTAAAGTGGCTGGAATTGGAACCAAACTAACATCCAACCAAACTAGTATGggattctatgtttctatgaataTGTTCTTTCTCTGAAACATGGCATTGGAGGTATTGTTGTGAGGAATCATTGCAACaccctcctctctgctctttgctCTGTGAGATCCgaagctgcagcctggcttGGTCTCCATCCACGCTTTCTGCAGAGTTCGCACTTTGTCTGTGTTGAGGATTTTACTCTGTACAGCTCCTTGTGTAAGAGATGTGGAGGAACAGCTGGAGCCCAGCTGGGTATTGAGTCTACTGGAGGAGGCTGAAGTGACTCCAGGTTCGGTGTAATCTTCCCATCTTGTCTGAAGACGTCAGAGTGACTCAATCTGGGCGTCTTATCTGTATGTGCTCGCTGTGGTCAGCAGCCAGGCATTTGGCTGACTTAACAGATCTTCCCCCTCATTGTGGAGCCTCCATGTGGGATGTTCCAACCAAGTCATGCTGCCTATGAGAAAAGCAGCTACCATGTGTTTGGCAATCTGGAGGGAGGCCATGGGAAGAGATGACCTGTTTTCTCTAAGCAAAAAAGGAGCCGCCCCACACCCCATACCTCCCTGGGAATGCTCGTCATGAGCGAGTACACTGGGTTGCAGAGGGGTCTGGAGAACTTGACTCTGTGTCTTGGGGAGAACAACTGGGAAATAAGACCCTTTTCATTCCATAGAAccataaaatcatggaatggtttggggtggaagggatcttaaagctcacccagtcccaaccgcctgccacagacagggacaccttccactagagcaggttgctccaagcccctgtgtccaacctggccttgaacactgccagggatggggcagccacagcttctctgggcaccctgtgccagcacctcagcaccctcacagggaagagcttctgcctcatctccaacctgaatttcccctgtttcagtttgaacccaccaccccttgtcctatcgctccagtccctgatgaaggtccctccccagcatccttgtagcccccttcagacactggaagctgctctgaggtctccacgcagcttctctactccaggctgaacagcctcaatattctcagcctgtcttcgaatgggagctgctccagtccccgatcatccttgtggcctcctttggacttgctacagcagctccgtgtccttctcacattgaggacaccagaactacacacagtgctgcaagtggagTCACACCAGgtcagagcagaggggcaggatcacctccatGACGTGCTGCTCACACTCTAGGGGTGCAGCACCAAAAAAGGTAACTCTTCCCCCAGGCCAAACCCTAAAGTGCTCCTGGCgcagccccagcttctcagAGGCATTGCCTTCTCATTGCCTTCTGTTTCGGCCAAACCCAGCCACTTTGGATGGGCTTCCAAGGGAGGAGAAGTGCCTCTTCCAAGAGTCCTCGCACCATTCCTCA
Coding sequences within it:
- the LOC115618782 gene encoding keratin, type II cytoskeletal 3-like; protein product: MSRQSVCRSFGGGSRRGYSSCSAIGGGFGGGGGRSRISYSSYSSSRGGGGGGQCGGYSSRSLHNMGGSRRIAMGGCYGGGGYGGRIGGFGGACGGGMGGFGGGMGGFGGGMGGGGGMGGFGGGMGGGGMGGFGGGMGGGGIGGFGGPGFPGGIQPVQVDSSLLRPVHVEIDPQIQQVKNQEKEQIKTLNNQFASFIDKVRFLEQQNKVLATKWELLQQQGPSGPRKNLDTIFESYIQNLRRQLDSILGQRGQLESELQNMRQYVEEYKTKYEEEINRRTAAENEFVVLKKDVDNAYMTKVELEAKVGALTDEINFLRYIFEEELSQMQTISRDLSVVVSMDNSRNLDMDSIIEEVRRQYEQIAQSSRAEAEAWYQSRYEELQNTAGRHGDSLRNTKIEIQELTRNVQRIRAEIENVKKQNQQLQAAIAEAEERGEMALKDARRKLEELEAALSKDKEELARLLKEYQELLNIKIALDVEIAMYRKLLEGEENRLCNDGMSNVNVSVVGRTTISGGRGGMGGGFGGGSGMGGGFGGGSCGMGGGIGGGMGMGGGMGMGGGACGAGGSFGGGSMGGSCGLGGGMLGGGGGGFSSGSGRMCGSGGGNFSSGGGNFSSGGGSSSVRRCVTTTSVKSSGVRF